The following proteins are encoded in a genomic region of Gimesia algae:
- a CDS encoding peptidylprolyl isomerase gives MISKLIDNLWRPRRSKHHRRLKATTAPLTATEKLEDRTLLSGQDLVAFAQALTAANVTLYGAAWDANTTEQKTMLEDGAQFLQFVEITDVNRELNAIADAEGIESVSPVWKLDNGTLIDGSTINSAADLAAATGVAIPLSDDPFLKAIDDQNFYSGTALHVALDGYDSENSALTYTVESSNNQISARVLTGNRSIRISVEGYGDMVFELFEGRSSRAAERIILLAESGFYDDVIFHRIVNDFMIQTGDPTGTGSGVTTLGYFNDQFHPELQHVQTGLLSMAKTLDDDTNDSQFFVTEGPSRHLDFQHTIFGYLIEGEDVREAISNISVTGQTPNFSITMETVDVFSDLDNGTLVLTAAEGYTGSTTITVTVADQDGNTSQREFQVNVTPDAISELSDSENANPYLSDIPTLQVSPGATITYQLEATDIDLNATNGNTYFVFMDQSYLNAYELYVPVDAHPELIYSVHSSSGLLTVKPAAGLAPGTYSITVAVGILPNRSDIDYQVLTVLVGNPPVANDDFFAMQGETPTTGNLLTNDTDSGGTVDENTTSIEIVEQPEHGIVTANADGTVNYTADGSGYMGLGSFTYRLKDNLGLVSNTATVNFSIAPEGVILVTTLLDKVTADQKVSLSEALHAANRDIIFDAAPKGNGADVIMFDPELFNGEENTISLTEVLSISDDITIIAPTSEAGAPLLTLNMTTENRHFNITDTDANVLEVSLQNLKLTNGQGNTDGGSISNAEHLTLINSQLVNNHSVNGFGGAIYNTGTLEISNSLFQSNSSQNSSGGAIASISGSVTLTDTTLDDNDVEGSGGGIYASNANVSLINSTLSLNSVSTGSGGGLYQLNGELTINGSLIVNNTSPSQAGGGGLYIDGATTLITGSTIHDNQSAGNAGGLAQTGGDLTIHSSTISRNSAELGRGGGIYNGAFTSLIINSTISGNSASVDGAGIYYSDPFDYVSTAIHNSTIADNHAGERGGGVFSAGDYAPVYNSIIADNSALSVGADVYGYLSGSYSLIENTEGVDIESATNFIENQDPSLLPLGDYGGLTQTHALNSTSVAIDAGNPAFDGSTFDPALTLDQRGVNRVIDGNNDSTVLIDMGAFEAEGIQGSADLTVKWQATNVGISGQTGSLPTNASFIDEFSPVIVEIWVSISNSSDYGLASAQVDFSFDATYLTADSIVYGPGFTLNQTGSINNETGAITGLGAATDLADYGAETLVLLARVRLTVNQIPLNAEGEYIHPVANLNFLISNTTLLSSQGAATVTEGAAVDLTLVPALYDLNDDGVINYRDLIAFVGAYNKTPGSPGSEIAWAVDYDRSGKVDYRDLILLASNYGKVQGGANLVVYPVNYSEVWQQDFLLASLINAEDSNAPALTTDEAEPVLEAAKQQLAAVYDDSVNETLSDVKIEIVQLPQNQLAKADASNNTIYLDINAAGWGWFVDQTPLLNEEFDVSTAGQFDAQLFSNAFGRIDLLTVLLHELNHLLGYEHSPDSPLMQPELNPGERKLLTDTDLESTDDFFGGFQTTDFNGIN, from the coding sequence ATGATCTCAAAACTCATCGATAACCTGTGGCGCCCGCGGCGAAGTAAACACCATCGTCGGCTGAAAGCCACAACCGCTCCTCTCACAGCCACAGAAAAGCTGGAAGACCGCACGCTGCTCAGTGGCCAGGATCTGGTCGCCTTCGCCCAGGCGTTAACAGCCGCGAATGTGACACTCTACGGTGCCGCCTGGGATGCCAACACCACAGAACAAAAAACGATGCTGGAAGATGGCGCTCAGTTTCTGCAGTTTGTGGAAATCACTGATGTGAATCGTGAATTGAACGCCATAGCTGATGCTGAGGGAATTGAAAGCGTAAGCCCTGTCTGGAAACTTGACAACGGAACTCTGATTGACGGTAGCACGATCAATTCAGCAGCAGATCTGGCAGCAGCAACCGGCGTTGCGATTCCTCTGTCAGACGATCCATTCCTGAAAGCAATAGACGACCAGAATTTTTATTCAGGAACAGCACTGCATGTCGCCCTGGATGGATATGATTCGGAAAACAGTGCGCTGACCTACACAGTCGAAAGCAGCAATAATCAGATTTCAGCACGGGTCCTGACCGGTAACCGCAGTATCCGAATCTCGGTGGAAGGCTATGGGGACATGGTCTTCGAACTGTTCGAAGGGCGTTCGTCCCGTGCCGCAGAGCGGATAATCCTACTGGCCGAAAGCGGTTTTTATGACGATGTCATTTTTCATCGCATTGTCAATGATTTCATGATTCAAACAGGCGATCCCACCGGAACGGGATCAGGAGTTACCACCCTCGGTTACTTCAATGATCAGTTCCACCCTGAACTGCAACACGTGCAAACCGGGTTGTTATCAATGGCAAAGACTCTTGATGATGACACAAATGATTCCCAGTTTTTCGTTACGGAAGGTCCCTCCCGGCACCTTGACTTTCAGCACACTATATTTGGCTATCTGATTGAAGGAGAAGACGTACGCGAAGCGATCAGTAATATCTCGGTCACTGGTCAAACCCCCAATTTTTCCATCACGATGGAAACAGTCGATGTCTTTTCCGACCTGGATAATGGTACGCTGGTCCTGACTGCAGCAGAAGGATATACCGGCTCCACTACGATTACCGTCACAGTCGCGGATCAAGACGGGAATACTTCACAGCGGGAGTTTCAGGTCAATGTTACGCCTGATGCGATCAGCGAACTTTCAGATTCCGAAAATGCCAATCCTTATCTCTCCGATATCCCCACATTGCAGGTAAGCCCCGGTGCGACGATCACTTACCAGCTGGAAGCGACCGATATCGACCTTAATGCAACGAACGGGAATACCTATTTTGTCTTTATGGACCAGTCATATCTCAACGCCTATGAGCTTTACGTTCCTGTCGACGCACATCCCGAGCTGATCTATTCCGTCCACTCCAGTTCCGGCCTGCTGACTGTCAAACCTGCTGCAGGTTTAGCCCCGGGGACCTATAGTATTACTGTGGCAGTCGGAATTCTCCCTAACCGGAGTGATATTGACTACCAGGTACTCACCGTCCTTGTGGGCAATCCCCCCGTGGCCAACGATGACTTTTTTGCCATGCAGGGTGAGACCCCCACTACTGGTAACCTGCTGACAAACGATACAGACAGTGGCGGAACCGTGGATGAAAACACTACTTCCATTGAAATAGTCGAGCAGCCTGAACATGGAATTGTGACCGCCAATGCCGATGGCACGGTCAATTACACCGCAGACGGTTCCGGTTACATGGGACTGGGGTCATTTACGTATCGCTTGAAAGACAATCTGGGGCTGGTTTCAAATACGGCGACCGTGAATTTCTCGATCGCTCCGGAAGGAGTGATCCTGGTCACCACACTTCTAGACAAAGTTACAGCGGATCAAAAAGTCTCCTTAAGTGAAGCATTACATGCGGCTAACCGTGATATCATTTTTGACGCAGCCCCGAAAGGCAATGGGGCTGACGTCATCATGTTCGATCCGGAATTATTCAATGGTGAGGAAAACACGATCAGCCTGACAGAGGTGCTTTCCATCAGCGACGACATCACTATCATTGCCCCCACGTCTGAAGCGGGTGCGCCTCTGCTGACACTAAATATGACCACGGAAAACCGCCATTTCAATATTACAGATACAGACGCAAATGTTCTGGAAGTCAGCCTGCAGAATCTGAAACTGACGAATGGACAGGGCAATACTGACGGGGGTTCGATCTCTAATGCGGAACATCTGACTCTGATTAATAGCCAGTTGGTGAATAACCATTCCGTAAACGGCTTCGGCGGTGCGATCTATAACACGGGAACCCTGGAAATCAGTAACTCCTTGTTTCAGTCCAATAGCTCGCAGAACTCTTCAGGGGGAGCTATCGCCAGCATCTCCGGATCGGTCACTTTGACAGACACCACACTGGACGACAATGACGTGGAAGGTAGTGGGGGTGGCATCTATGCTTCCAATGCCAATGTTTCACTCATCAACAGCACACTCTCCCTGAACTCGGTCTCGACGGGTAGTGGAGGCGGACTCTATCAGTTGAATGGTGAGCTGACCATCAACGGTTCCCTAATCGTCAACAATACTTCGCCAAGTCAGGCGGGCGGGGGAGGCCTTTATATTGATGGGGCAACGACTCTGATTACTGGTTCTACCATTCACGACAATCAGAGTGCCGGAAATGCCGGTGGCCTGGCCCAGACTGGGGGAGACCTGACGATACACAGCAGTACGATCTCACGGAATTCTGCGGAACTGGGGAGGGGTGGCGGAATTTATAATGGTGCCTTTACTTCACTCATCATCAACAGCACTATCTCCGGAAACTCAGCGAGTGTGGACGGCGCGGGGATTTACTATTCTGACCCCTTCGACTACGTCAGTACCGCCATTCACAACAGTACCATCGCTGACAATCATGCCGGCGAGAGAGGTGGTGGAGTTTTTTCTGCCGGTGATTATGCCCCCGTCTATAACAGCATCATTGCTGATAATAGTGCGTTATCCGTTGGTGCAGACGTGTATGGTTATCTGTCCGGCAGTTACAGCCTGATCGAAAACACGGAAGGAGTCGACATAGAATCCGCAACGAATTTTATTGAAAATCAGGACCCGTCATTACTCCCTCTGGGTGATTACGGCGGACTTACACAGACCCATGCTTTGAACTCCACCAGTGTTGCGATTGACGCGGGAAATCCTGCCTTTGATGGCAGTACCTTTGATCCGGCACTCACGCTCGACCAGAGAGGCGTCAACCGCGTTATCGATGGTAACAATGATTCAACCGTCCTGATTGATATGGGCGCTTTTGAAGCAGAAGGAATTCAGGGGAGTGCAGATCTGACGGTAAAATGGCAGGCGACCAATGTCGGTATCTCAGGTCAGACAGGATCACTTCCGACCAATGCCAGTTTTATTGATGAGTTTAGCCCGGTGATTGTCGAAATCTGGGTCAGTATCAGCAATTCCTCGGACTACGGCCTTGCATCGGCTCAGGTCGACTTCAGTTTTGATGCGACGTACCTGACGGCAGACTCGATTGTATACGGCCCTGGTTTTACTTTGAACCAGACAGGCAGTATCAATAATGAAACAGGAGCCATCACCGGACTGGGCGCTGCCACAGACCTGGCTGACTATGGTGCTGAAACACTGGTCCTGCTGGCGCGGGTCCGTCTGACAGTCAACCAGATTCCTTTAAATGCAGAGGGAGAATACATCCATCCGGTTGCCAATCTGAATTTTCTGATCTCGAACACAACTCTGCTTTCCTCGCAGGGAGCTGCCACGGTTACCGAAGGAGCTGCCGTTGATTTAACTCTGGTTCCGGCGCTTTATGACCTGAATGATGATGGAGTCATTAATTACCGCGACCTGATTGCCTTTGTGGGAGCGTATAACAAGACTCCCGGAAGCCCAGGTTCAGAAATTGCCTGGGCCGTTGACTACGACCGATCGGGCAAAGTGGATTACCGCGATCTGATCCTGCTGGCGTCGAATTACGGGAAGGTCCAGGGAGGCGCAAACTTAGTCGTTTATCCTGTGAACTATTCAGAAGTCTGGCAACAGGATTTTCTGCTGGCCTCGTTGATCAACGCTGAAGATTCGAATGCTCCGGCCCTCACCACGGATGAGGCAGAACCGGTTCTCGAAGCGGCAAAACAGCAACTCGCCGCGGTGTACGATGATTCTGTGAACGAAACACTCTCCGATGTGAAAATCGAGATTGTGCAGCTGCCTCAAAATCAGCTGGCCAAAGCAGACGCGTCAAACAACACAATTTACCTTGATATCAACGCGGCAGGCTGGGGCTGGTTTGTCGACCAGACTCCACTACTGAATGAAGAGTTTGATGTATCAACGGCAGGCCAGTTTGATGCCCAGTTGTTTAGTAATGCCTTTGGACGTATTGATTTATTGACAGTTCTACT
- a CDS encoding preprotein translocase subunit SecA: MSIASHSYHWMKTGFRPAKSRLSRWNATSGQIMKRCESLKKMTDDKLERYSLELRWRAKSGEPLRKILPEAYALVRESAWRTLKMEHFPVQLMGGIALFEGGIAEMQTGEGKTLTAVLPAYLRALMGKGCHVITVNDYLAKRDSEIMGPVFNKLGLSVGCITSDMEDEDRRIAYGLDVTYGTANEMGFDFLRDRIRIGASAPGQLEQAITNHKNSGKEPLVQRGNYFALIDEADSVLIDEARTPLIIGLIQPNDAASVNLFRWSNRATHQLESEEDYVYEPKKRSSYLTDSGCRKILLMAKPSLLDSIDTERIYKQVEQSLVARFGFLKDRDYVVVDDEVVIVDESTGRMMDGRKWQDGLHQSIEAQEHVPITAATGQAARITVQSFFQNYAHLAGMTGTAAMAEKEIRKTYKVSVTSIPTHRPCIREGSKARVFKTMQAKRMAVVEEIERLRLKRCPILVGTPSVEASEALGDLLAMKAIPHQILNAKYHEQEAEIVRKAGEPARVTIATNMAGRGTDILLKDDVRENGGLHVIATEMHTSARIDRQLIGRSARQGDPGHYQFFLSLEDELLRCLEMSQIEKLAKSAKADKNGELPAGWLSFFKNTQDFLEKLHRKQRRDMLKQEKNRIEMFHKMGLDPYLEWTE; the protein is encoded by the coding sequence TTGAGCATTGCATCACACAGCTATCACTGGATGAAGACAGGTTTTCGCCCGGCGAAATCGCGTCTCTCCCGCTGGAACGCTACATCCGGTCAGATCATGAAACGTTGTGAATCGCTGAAAAAAATGACCGACGACAAACTGGAACGCTACTCGCTGGAATTACGCTGGCGTGCAAAATCCGGCGAGCCGCTTCGAAAAATTCTGCCGGAAGCGTATGCCCTCGTACGGGAATCCGCCTGGCGAACCTTGAAGATGGAGCACTTCCCCGTGCAGCTCATGGGGGGAATTGCCCTGTTCGAAGGAGGCATTGCCGAAATGCAGACCGGTGAAGGCAAGACTTTGACAGCCGTTCTGCCTGCCTACCTGCGTGCGCTGATGGGAAAAGGTTGTCATGTGATTACAGTCAACGACTATCTTGCCAAGCGTGACTCCGAAATCATGGGACCGGTGTTCAATAAGCTGGGGCTTTCGGTGGGCTGTATCACATCAGATATGGAAGACGAAGATCGGCGGATCGCTTATGGTCTGGATGTGACTTACGGTACGGCGAATGAAATGGGATTTGATTTCCTTCGAGATCGGATTCGTATCGGAGCTTCTGCCCCCGGTCAGTTGGAGCAGGCTATTACCAATCATAAAAACTCCGGAAAAGAACCACTGGTCCAGCGTGGAAACTATTTTGCTTTGATTGACGAAGCAGACAGCGTACTAATTGATGAGGCCAGAACCCCGCTGATTATCGGGCTGATTCAGCCGAATGACGCAGCCTCCGTGAATTTGTTCCGCTGGAGTAACCGGGCCACTCATCAGCTTGAATCGGAAGAGGATTACGTCTACGAACCCAAAAAACGTTCATCCTATCTTACGGACTCGGGCTGTCGCAAAATTCTGCTGATGGCGAAACCTTCTCTGCTGGATTCGATTGATACAGAACGCATCTATAAACAGGTCGAACAGTCGCTGGTCGCTCGATTCGGCTTTCTGAAAGACCGTGATTATGTGGTCGTCGATGATGAAGTTGTGATTGTCGATGAATCAACGGGACGTATGATGGATGGGCGTAAATGGCAGGATGGACTGCATCAGTCTATCGAAGCACAGGAACATGTCCCCATCACCGCAGCTACCGGCCAGGCGGCCCGTATCACTGTACAGAGCTTTTTCCAGAACTACGCGCATCTGGCGGGGATGACCGGTACCGCTGCTATGGCGGAAAAAGAAATCCGTAAAACATACAAAGTCTCCGTGACTTCGATTCCCACGCATCGCCCCTGTATTCGCGAAGGGAGCAAGGCGCGGGTCTTTAAAACGATGCAGGCCAAACGGATGGCTGTCGTGGAAGAGATTGAACGTCTACGGTTAAAACGCTGTCCGATTCTGGTGGGTACACCTTCTGTCGAAGCGTCAGAAGCACTCGGCGACCTGCTGGCGATGAAGGCTATTCCCCATCAGATCCTGAATGCAAAATACCATGAACAGGAAGCCGAAATCGTCAGAAAAGCGGGTGAACCGGCACGTGTAACCATCGCCACGAATATGGCCGGTCGCGGTACCGATATTCTTCTGAAGGATGATGTGCGTGAGAATGGCGGGCTACACGTGATTGCAACAGAGATGCACACCTCGGCCCGTATCGACCGTCAGTTGATCGGTCGATCCGCCCGGCAAGGCGATCCCGGACACTATCAGTTCTTTCTCTCACTGGAAGACGAATTGCTTCGCTGCCTGGAAATGAGCCAAATCGAGAAACTTGCGAAATCTGCCAAGGCAGACAAGAACGGGGAACTCCCAGCGGGCTGGTTGTCGTTCTTCAAGAATACGCAGGATTTCCTGGAGAAGCTGCATCGCAAACAGCGTCGCGATATGCTCAAACAGGAAAAGAATCGTATCGAGATGTTCCACAAAATGGGACTCGACCCCTATCTGGAATGGACCGAGTAG